The following are encoded in a window of Amycolatopsis lexingtonensis genomic DNA:
- a CDS encoding SDR family NAD(P)-dependent oxidoreductase, which translates to MTITFITGANKGLGRETARRLVEAGHTVLVGARDPEAGAKAAAAVGARFVPIDVTDEASVAAAAADVAEHEGTIDVLINNAGIHGPAGDPSALTGADALAVFDVNLAGVVRTTTAFLPLLRRSADPVIINVSSGMGSLALTHDPSRPESKVVAPLYTASKAALTMLTTQYAKAFPDIRVNAADPGYTATDLNGHSGPQTVTEGTDAIVALATEKPGASSGRFVSRTGEIAWS; encoded by the coding sequence ATGACGATCACCTTCATCACCGGAGCGAACAAGGGTCTCGGCCGCGAGACCGCCCGCCGTCTCGTCGAAGCCGGCCACACCGTGCTGGTCGGCGCCCGCGACCCGGAGGCTGGCGCGAAAGCCGCCGCCGCGGTCGGCGCGCGGTTCGTGCCCATCGACGTGACCGACGAGGCATCCGTCGCCGCCGCGGCCGCCGACGTCGCCGAGCACGAGGGCACGATCGACGTGCTGATCAACAACGCCGGCATCCACGGCCCAGCCGGCGACCCCTCCGCACTGACCGGCGCCGACGCCCTGGCTGTCTTCGACGTCAACCTCGCCGGCGTGGTCCGCACGACCACCGCGTTCCTCCCGCTGCTGCGCCGCTCGGCGGACCCGGTGATCATCAACGTCAGCAGCGGAATGGGCTCCCTCGCCCTCACCCACGACCCGTCGCGCCCCGAGTCCAAGGTCGTCGCACCGCTCTACACCGCTTCGAAGGCGGCGCTGACAATGCTGACCACGCAGTACGCGAAGGCGTTTCCCGACATCCGCGTCAACGCCGCGGACCCCGGCTACACGGCAACGGACCTCAACGGCCACAGCGGCCCGCAGACCGTCACCGAGGGCACGGACGCCATCGTCGCCCTGGCCACCGAGAAACCCGGCGCCAGTTCCGGGCGCTTCGTCTCCCGCACCGGCGAGATCGCCTGGTCCTGA
- a CDS encoding helix-turn-helix transcriptional regulator, which yields MSTTSGAGLGAMIRTWRDRLPPSAAALPVGRNRRTAGLRREELADLAGLSVDYVVRLEQGRAITPSVQVVASLARALQLSGPERDHLYRLAGLTPPADGTISDHIPPGVHRVLSRLGDVAVAVFAADWQLVWWNRSWAALLGDPSAAEPRLRNFARDRFPLGSGPARLAQWPVTELDAETTDLAVVADLRRATGRFPRDARLAGLIRELTAGNRRFARLWATGAVGGHREDEKTIHHPSVGPVEVNCDVLGDGDTELKIVIMTAVPGSTAETKLQLAAAGGQPARSPSSAMSASAAGADEAGF from the coding sequence ATGAGCACGACGTCCGGGGCCGGGCTGGGCGCGATGATCCGCACCTGGCGGGATCGGCTGCCGCCCTCGGCCGCGGCGTTGCCGGTGGGCCGCAACCGCCGCACGGCGGGGCTGCGCCGGGAGGAGCTCGCCGACCTCGCGGGCTTGTCGGTCGACTACGTCGTCCGCCTGGAGCAGGGCCGGGCCATCACGCCTTCCGTGCAGGTGGTCGCCTCCCTCGCGCGGGCGTTGCAGCTTTCGGGCCCCGAACGGGATCACCTGTACCGGCTCGCCGGGCTCACCCCGCCCGCCGACGGCACGATCTCCGACCACATCCCGCCCGGGGTCCACCGCGTGCTTTCCCGGCTCGGCGACGTCGCGGTCGCGGTGTTCGCGGCCGATTGGCAGCTGGTCTGGTGGAACCGCAGCTGGGCCGCGCTGCTGGGCGACCCTTCGGCCGCGGAGCCGCGCCTGCGCAACTTCGCCCGCGACCGGTTCCCGCTGGGCTCGGGTCCCGCTCGCCTGGCCCAGTGGCCCGTGACCGAGCTCGACGCCGAGACCACGGACCTCGCCGTCGTCGCCGACCTGCGCCGCGCCACCGGACGTTTTCCGCGGGACGCCCGTCTCGCCGGGCTGATCCGGGAGCTGACCGCGGGCAACCGGCGGTTCGCGCGGCTGTGGGCCACCGGTGCCGTCGGCGGCCACCGTGAGGACGAGAAGACGATCCACCACCCTTCGGTGGGACCGGTCGAGGTGAACTGCGACGTGCTGGGGGACGGCGACACCGAGCTGAAGATCGTGATCATGACCGCCGTCCCCGGCAGCACCGCCGAGACCAAGCTGCAGCTGGCCGCGGCCGGTGGTCAGCCGGCGCGCTCGCCGAGCAGCGCGATGAGCGCGTCGGCGGCGGGGGCCGACGAGGCCGGGTTCTGA
- a CDS encoding type 1 glutamine amidotransferase domain-containing protein — MKVLVVLTSHDELGGTGRKTGFWLEELAAPYYRFKDAGWEIVLASPAGGQPPLDPVSNQPDSQTDDTRRFEADPDATAALANTVRLDSVAADGFDAVFYPGGHGPLWDLAEDKDSARLIESTLRAGKPVTLVCHAPGVLRHTTNGDGTPLVQGKNVTGFSNAEEAAVQLTDVVPFLVEDELTKLGGHYAKSDDWQPYVVRDGLLITGQNPASSAPAADALIALLGERAG, encoded by the coding sequence ATGAAGGTACTCGTGGTTCTCACGTCGCACGACGAACTCGGTGGCACCGGGCGCAAGACCGGCTTCTGGCTCGAAGAACTGGCCGCGCCCTACTACCGCTTCAAGGACGCGGGCTGGGAGATCGTGCTCGCCTCGCCGGCGGGCGGTCAGCCGCCGCTCGACCCGGTGAGCAACCAGCCGGACTCCCAGACCGACGACACGCGCCGCTTCGAGGCCGACCCCGACGCGACCGCGGCGCTGGCGAACACCGTGCGCCTGGATTCCGTCGCCGCCGACGGCTTCGACGCCGTCTTCTACCCCGGCGGGCACGGCCCGCTGTGGGACCTCGCCGAAGACAAGGACTCCGCCCGGTTGATCGAAAGCACCCTGCGTGCGGGCAAGCCGGTCACGCTGGTGTGCCACGCGCCCGGTGTGTTGCGCCACACCACGAACGGAGACGGCACGCCGTTGGTCCAGGGCAAGAACGTCACCGGCTTCTCCAACGCCGAGGAGGCCGCGGTGCAGCTCACCGACGTCGTCCCGTTCCTCGTCGAGGACGAGCTCACCAAGCTGGGCGGCCACTACGCCAAGTCCGACGACTGGCAGCCCTACGTCGTGCGGGACGGACTGCTGATCACCGGTCAGAACCCGGCCTCGTCGGCCCCCGCCGCCGACGCGCTCATCGCGCTGCTCGGCGAGCGCGCCGGCTGA
- a CDS encoding TetR/AcrR family transcriptional regulator, which produces MPTAPGATDTRRAILDSAQRIMAHKGYAAVGINEVLAEAGVPKGSFYHYFASKDAFGEAMMKSYFQEYLADMDRILGRSDRSAAARLMDYWQQWYETQSLDECHGRCLAVKLGAEVADLSEAMRLALKEGTTAIVDRLERTIEQGRQDGSLTVDGEPHATAEVLYNMWLGASVLAKIHRSRASLDTTMAATRRLLGQ; this is translated from the coding sequence ATGCCCACCGCACCAGGAGCCACGGACACCCGCCGGGCCATTCTCGATTCCGCCCAGCGGATCATGGCCCACAAGGGGTACGCCGCGGTCGGCATCAACGAGGTGCTCGCCGAAGCGGGCGTGCCGAAGGGCTCCTTCTACCACTACTTCGCCTCGAAGGACGCCTTCGGCGAGGCCATGATGAAGAGCTACTTCCAGGAGTACCTCGCCGACATGGACCGCATCTTGGGGCGGAGTGACCGGTCGGCCGCCGCGCGGCTGATGGACTACTGGCAGCAGTGGTACGAGACGCAGAGCCTCGACGAATGCCATGGCCGGTGTCTCGCGGTGAAGCTGGGCGCCGAGGTGGCCGACCTGTCCGAAGCCATGCGCCTCGCGCTCAAGGAAGGCACGACCGCGATCGTCGATCGGCTCGAGCGAACGATCGAGCAGGGCCGGCAGGACGGTTCGCTCACCGTCGACGGGGAACCCCACGCGACCGCGGAGGTTCTCTACAACATGTGGCTGGGCGCCAGTGTCCTGGCCAAGATCCACCGCAGCCGGGCCTCGCTGGACACGACGATGGCGGCGACCCGCCGGCTCCTGGGTCAATAA
- a CDS encoding cupin domain-containing protein has translation MTGTETRPYVRRPDEGEAFWFLGNLMTVKVTGAETRGNLTVVEFLNPPGFAPPLHRHLHEDEMFHIISGTGRFHCDDEVFHAGPGDFVLFPVGSAHTFLVGPDEPLHTLQITTPGGFEKFAAAAGEPARERRLPDPGPIDPAALGHAAALNGIEILGPPPTR, from the coding sequence ATGACCGGAACCGAGACCCGGCCTTACGTCCGCAGACCCGACGAGGGAGAGGCGTTCTGGTTCCTGGGCAACCTGATGACGGTCAAGGTCACCGGCGCCGAGACGCGCGGCAACCTCACGGTGGTCGAGTTCCTCAATCCCCCGGGCTTCGCGCCGCCGCTGCACCGCCACCTGCACGAGGACGAGATGTTCCACATCATCTCCGGCACCGGCCGCTTCCACTGCGACGACGAGGTGTTCCACGCCGGCCCCGGCGACTTCGTGCTGTTCCCGGTCGGCTCCGCGCACACCTTCCTGGTCGGCCCCGACGAACCGCTGCACACCCTGCAGATCACCACGCCGGGCGGCTTCGAGAAGTTCGCCGCGGCCGCCGGCGAGCCCGCACGCGAGCGGCGGCTGCCCGATCCCGGGCCGATCGACCCCGCCGCGCTCGGCCACGCGGCCGCGTTGAACGGCATCGAGATCCTCGGCCCACCGCCGACCCGCTGA
- a CDS encoding TetR/AcrR family transcriptional regulator, which translates to MGDVKGGKTTRRYSSAVREESARRTRRAITAAAAELFVARGYDATSLADIASAAGVARPTVFAAFGSKAALLKWLVDQALAGDDEPVAVADRPWFQPVWQAKTQRAVLDAYAEVCTLIGERAWPLFEVVRRAADPASDVADLWATLVANRRAGAAMVIDRLLEFGPLDDSRDRSVDALWVLNDPAHYGSLVSRCGWTAPEFRAWLSGQMAAAIL; encoded by the coding sequence ATGGGAGATGTCAAGGGGGGCAAGACCACCCGGCGGTACAGCTCGGCGGTCCGCGAGGAGAGCGCCCGCCGCACCCGGCGGGCGATCACGGCCGCGGCGGCGGAGCTGTTCGTCGCCCGCGGCTACGACGCCACCTCGCTGGCGGACATCGCGTCGGCCGCGGGGGTCGCCCGGCCCACCGTGTTCGCCGCGTTCGGCTCGAAGGCCGCCCTGCTGAAGTGGCTGGTGGACCAGGCGCTCGCGGGCGACGACGAACCGGTGGCGGTCGCCGACCGGCCGTGGTTCCAGCCGGTGTGGCAGGCGAAAACCCAGCGCGCGGTCCTCGACGCCTACGCCGAGGTGTGCACGCTCATCGGCGAGCGCGCCTGGCCGCTGTTCGAGGTGGTCCGCCGCGCCGCCGACCCGGCTTCGGACGTCGCGGACCTGTGGGCGACGCTGGTCGCCAACCGCCGCGCGGGCGCGGCCATGGTCATCGACCGGCTATTGGAATTCGGCCCGCTGGACGATTCGCGCGACCGGTCCGTGGACGCGCTGTGGGTGCTCAACGACCCCGCCCACTACGGTTCGCTGGTCAGCCGGTGCGGCTGGACGGCCCCGGAATTCCGCGCCTGGCTGTCCGGTCAGATGGCCGCCGCGATCCTTTAG
- a CDS encoding TetR/AcrR family transcriptional regulator: protein MNEPTTMRADATRNRDQVLEVATRLFMAAEGEPSMRAIAREAGVGIATLYRHFPTRESLVDAVYRDQVSRLTTGAHDLLAQLPPAAAMRRWMNLFGDWIAAKNGMLDTLLAMIESGEIAHAETRTELLTAITTILDAGAEAGDIRTDITPEDIAAALIGIFTVAPHPNHKAQATRLLNLLMDGLRPTQAE from the coding sequence ATGAACGAGCCCACGACGATGCGCGCGGACGCGACCCGCAACCGCGACCAGGTGCTCGAGGTGGCGACCCGGCTGTTCATGGCAGCCGAAGGCGAGCCGTCGATGCGGGCGATCGCCCGCGAGGCCGGAGTCGGCATCGCCACGCTCTACCGCCACTTCCCAACCCGCGAATCCCTGGTCGACGCGGTCTACCGCGACCAGGTCAGCCGGCTGACGACCGGCGCCCACGACCTGCTCGCCCAGCTACCCCCAGCCGCGGCGATGCGACGCTGGATGAACTTGTTCGGCGACTGGATCGCGGCCAAGAACGGCATGCTCGACACGCTCCTGGCCATGATCGAGTCAGGCGAGATCGCCCACGCCGAAACCCGAACCGAGCTCCTGACAGCCATCACAACAATCCTCGACGCCGGCGCCGAAGCAGGCGACATCCGCACCGACATCACGCCGGAAGACATCGCGGCCGCCCTGATCGGCATCTTCACGGTGGCCCCCCACCCCAACCACAAAGCCCAGGCAACCCGCCTGCTGAACCTCCTGATGGACGGCCTCCGCCCCACGCAGGCTGAGTGA
- a CDS encoding response regulator transcription factor yields MTEPIDAAAWVDAALRAAEAGNTGEALRLAERGARSCLELAERLGGAAQVEPVVLASLGIALRLEYAYGGKLANLEDAVEALRAGASVVTDGPSRTALLSELGGALLMWSRRHDDPATLAEAAATLRRALAGSPPDSPQRPQLLSGLASALTATYERSGAEADLEEALMVLREAIDAAPAEAPNAEALANLGALQLTWAGYRDDAAGADEAIDVLNQAVDRMPGDRPQRAQVLANLSAAHRLRYDRGGDRRDLDQAVSFARDALAGTPPDAPEYAAVAAGLAFLRTRYAVSGETPAERPTPAEPPVDVLVATADDDLAVAITGTLSRSGLTVRRADSGEDVCESLGAARIVVLDHDYLTPVEAGTLRQRRIGTAVLLLVQNTLDDRVAAVTGGADDYLVKPFAAEELRARVLAVGRRGAPPPAAGGAHVLRFGDVEVDLDRHEARVAGNVVALSRKEFAILALLARKPGQTLSRGEILAEVWGIGDAAASRSLDVHIATARTKLGRPQLIRTVRGVGYRLDAGAPPTS; encoded by the coding sequence GTGACTGAGCCGATCGACGCGGCCGCCTGGGTCGACGCGGCCCTGCGTGCGGCCGAAGCCGGGAACACCGGCGAGGCGCTGCGGCTGGCCGAGCGAGGCGCGCGCAGCTGCCTCGAACTGGCCGAACGCCTCGGCGGCGCCGCGCAGGTCGAGCCCGTCGTGCTGGCGAGCCTCGGGATCGCGCTGCGCCTGGAGTACGCCTACGGCGGCAAGCTCGCGAACCTCGAAGACGCGGTCGAGGCGCTACGCGCGGGCGCCTCGGTCGTCACCGACGGGCCCAGCCGGACAGCCCTGCTCTCCGAGCTCGGCGGCGCGCTGCTCATGTGGTCGCGACGGCACGACGACCCGGCCACGCTCGCCGAAGCGGCCGCAACCCTGCGCCGCGCGCTCGCCGGATCACCACCGGATTCGCCGCAACGGCCGCAGCTCCTCTCCGGGCTCGCGTCCGCCTTGACCGCCACGTACGAGCGTTCGGGCGCCGAGGCCGATCTCGAGGAAGCCCTGATGGTGCTGCGGGAGGCGATCGACGCGGCCCCCGCCGAGGCCCCCAACGCCGAGGCGCTGGCCAACCTCGGCGCTCTCCAGCTGACCTGGGCGGGGTACCGGGACGACGCCGCCGGCGCCGACGAGGCGATCGACGTCCTCAACCAGGCCGTGGACCGCATGCCCGGCGACCGGCCCCAACGCGCGCAGGTGCTGGCGAACCTTTCGGCCGCACATCGCTTGCGGTACGACCGCGGCGGGGACCGGCGCGATCTCGACCAGGCCGTGTCCTTCGCCCGGGACGCGCTGGCCGGAACTCCGCCGGACGCGCCGGAGTACGCCGCTGTCGCGGCCGGCCTCGCCTTCCTGCGCACCCGGTACGCGGTCTCCGGGGAAACCCCCGCCGAACGCCCGACGCCGGCCGAGCCTCCGGTCGACGTGCTCGTCGCGACGGCCGACGACGACCTCGCCGTCGCGATCACCGGGACGCTCAGCCGGTCCGGACTCACGGTCCGGCGGGCGGATTCGGGCGAAGACGTCTGCGAGTCGCTCGGGGCTGCCCGGATTGTGGTTCTCGACCACGACTATTTGACCCCCGTCGAGGCTGGGACGCTGCGGCAGCGGCGGATTGGGACCGCTGTGCTTCTCCTCGTGCAGAACACCCTCGATGACCGCGTCGCGGCGGTGACCGGCGGTGCGGACGATTACCTGGTCAAGCCGTTCGCTGCGGAAGAACTGCGGGCTCGGGTCCTCGCGGTGGGCCGTCGGGGGGCCCCGCCACCGGCCGCTGGAGGGGCTCACGTTCTGCGGTTCGGCGATGTCGAGGTTGACCTCGACCGGCACGAAGCTCGGGTCGCTGGGAACGTGGTCGCTTTGTCTCGCAAGGAATTCGCCATTTTGGCGCTGCTGGCCCGTAAGCCGGGGCAGACGCTTTCGCGCGGGGAGATCCTTGCCGAGGTCTGGGGCATTGGCGACGCGGCCGCTTCGCGTTCGCTTGACGTGCACATTGCCACTGCGCGCACGAAGCTGGGGCGGCCTCAGCTCATTCGGACGGTTCGTGGTGTCGGGTATCGGCTTGATGCGGGGGCTCCGCCGACGTCGTGA
- a CDS encoding helix-turn-helix domain-containing protein yields the protein MPDPSAGPLERLCTELRVLRRSSGDPSLRTIAKATGASHTTIGNLLNGASCPSWEVVSRIVGHLGGDPVRFKKLWVAVRDLSDPLPEADGIGDEPVPRPLMKLDRSVGPRSEVLWIYDPNLARQVLESFFPATEDTGD from the coding sequence GTGCCGGACCCGTCGGCCGGGCCGCTCGAGCGGCTGTGCACCGAGCTGCGGGTGCTGCGCCGGAGCTCCGGCGATCCGAGCCTGCGGACCATCGCGAAAGCGACCGGCGCGTCCCACACCACGATCGGGAACCTGCTGAACGGCGCGAGCTGCCCGTCGTGGGAGGTGGTGTCCCGGATCGTCGGGCACCTCGGCGGCGACCCGGTCCGGTTCAAGAAGCTCTGGGTGGCGGTCCGCGACCTGAGCGACCCCCTGCCCGAGGCGGACGGCATCGGCGACGAGCCGGTGCCGCGGCCCCTGATGAAACTGGACCGCTCGGTCGGCCCGCGCTCGGAGGTGCTGTGGATCTACGACCCGAACCTCGCCCGGCAGGTGCTCGAATCCTTCTTCCCCGCCACGGAGGACACCGGTGACTGA
- the ligA gene encoding NAD-dependent DNA ligase LigA, with protein sequence MNAQERIQELADRVVALRDAYYRGSPSVADAEYDAIEDELRSLIEANPELAPDPNPLEQVGAPAVLHAPIRHSRPMLSLEKATKPEQVAAFFDRFPGQPVVVMPKLDGLSLAVVYENGRLARAVTRGDGTTGDDVTRLVRALTDGIPDRVAAPGRVEVRGEAVMLRSTFAAYNTAHPDKPLINPRNAAAGTLRAKDPATVAERRLRFFAFDLHTDPDSAATDLERALVALGFTAADMRHCADAEAAQAAITTIEQQRNELDYDLDGAVLRLADRDAYAAAGTRSSSPRGALAFKFAAEEKTTVLADVVWDVGKTGKIAPVAWLEPVFVGGTTVTRATLANQEVIRARGIKIGDTVLVRRAGDVIPFVAGVLDASKRTGAEREIIPPDACPSCGQPLTEQGNSRELFCTNVSCPAQTVRRLIHWASRAAADIDAIGGVWIERLAEAGILEHPSDFYGLTKERLLEFDRVGEVSATRMIESIDASRAVGLRRALIGLAIPMASEGTAARLCRAGFGSLEDVADAGEEGLVAVEDIGPKVAASLIEHLTRLRPELERLRKAGVSLDVREEDLPPVVAAGAPLAGKTVVVTGAISDPRSGEKVPRPTFQRHCEKAGATTASSVSASTDFLITGADVGASKLTKAEKLGVEVVDQSVIWEQLIGAGIV encoded by the coding sequence GTGAACGCTCAGGAACGCATCCAGGAACTCGCCGACCGCGTCGTGGCGCTGCGCGACGCCTACTACCGCGGTTCGCCGTCGGTGGCGGACGCGGAGTACGACGCGATCGAGGACGAGCTGCGGAGCCTGATCGAGGCGAACCCGGAGCTCGCGCCCGACCCGAACCCCCTGGAGCAGGTCGGCGCGCCCGCGGTGCTGCACGCGCCGATCCGGCACTCGCGCCCGATGCTGTCGCTGGAGAAGGCGACCAAGCCCGAGCAGGTCGCCGCGTTCTTCGACCGCTTCCCCGGCCAGCCGGTCGTGGTCATGCCGAAGCTGGACGGGCTTTCGCTGGCCGTCGTCTACGAGAACGGCAGGCTGGCGCGCGCGGTCACCCGCGGCGACGGCACGACGGGTGACGACGTCACGAGGCTGGTGCGGGCGCTGACCGACGGGATCCCCGACCGGGTGGCCGCGCCGGGCCGGGTCGAGGTCCGCGGCGAGGCCGTCATGCTGCGGTCGACGTTCGCCGCGTACAACACCGCGCACCCGGACAAGCCGCTGATCAACCCGCGCAACGCGGCCGCGGGCACGCTGCGCGCCAAGGATCCCGCGACGGTCGCCGAGCGGCGGCTGCGGTTCTTCGCCTTCGACCTGCACACCGATCCCGACAGCGCGGCCACCGACCTCGAGCGGGCGCTGGTGGCGCTCGGGTTCACCGCGGCCGACATGCGCCACTGCGCCGACGCGGAAGCCGCGCAGGCCGCGATCACCACCATCGAGCAGCAGCGCAACGAGCTGGACTACGACCTCGACGGCGCCGTGCTGCGGCTGGCGGATCGTGACGCGTACGCCGCGGCGGGCACCCGGTCGAGCTCGCCGCGCGGCGCGCTGGCGTTCAAGTTCGCCGCCGAGGAGAAGACCACCGTGCTGGCCGATGTGGTCTGGGACGTCGGCAAGACCGGCAAGATCGCGCCGGTGGCCTGGCTGGAGCCGGTGTTCGTGGGCGGCACCACGGTCACCCGCGCGACACTGGCGAACCAGGAGGTGATCCGCGCCCGCGGTATCAAGATCGGCGACACCGTGCTGGTGCGCCGCGCCGGGGACGTCATCCCGTTCGTCGCCGGCGTGCTCGACGCGTCGAAGCGCACGGGCGCCGAGCGGGAGATCATCCCGCCGGATGCCTGCCCGTCGTGCGGGCAGCCGCTGACCGAGCAGGGCAACAGCCGCGAACTGTTCTGCACCAACGTTTCCTGCCCCGCGCAGACCGTCCGCCGGCTGATCCACTGGGCGTCGCGCGCGGCGGCGGACATCGACGCCATCGGCGGGGTCTGGATCGAACGCCTGGCGGAGGCGGGAATCCTGGAGCACCCGTCGGACTTCTACGGGCTGACCAAGGAAAGGCTGCTGGAGTTCGACCGCGTCGGCGAGGTCTCGGCCACGCGGATGATCGAGTCGATCGACGCGAGCCGCGCGGTCGGCCTCCGCCGCGCGCTGATCGGGCTGGCGATCCCGATGGCGTCCGAAGGCACCGCGGCCCGCCTGTGCCGCGCGGGTTTCGGTTCGCTGGAAGACGTCGCCGACGCGGGCGAGGAAGGGCTCGTGGCGGTCGAGGACATCGGCCCGAAGGTGGCGGCGTCGCTGATCGAGCACCTCACCCGGCTGCGTCCCGAACTCGAACGGCTGCGGAAAGCGGGTGTCTCCCTGGACGTCCGCGAAGAGGACCTGCCCCCGGTCGTCGCGGCCGGCGCGCCCTTGGCGGGCAAGACGGTCGTGGTGACGGGCGCGATCAGCGACCCGCGGTCGGGCGAGAAGGTGCCCCGCCCGACGTTCCAGCGTCACTGCGAAAAGGCGGGCGCCACAACGGCTTCGTCGGTTTCGGCGAGCACGGACTTCCTCATCACCGGCGCCGACGTCGGGGCGAGCAAGCTGACCAAGGCGGAGAAACTCGGCGTCGAGGTCGTCGACCAGAGCGTCATCTGGGAGCAGTTGATCGGCGCGGGCATCGTGTAG
- a CDS encoding LLM class F420-dependent oxidoreductase encodes MRFAIKTSPQNTEWADMLAVWQAADEIELFESGWTFDHFYPIFSDSTGPCLEGWVTLTALAQATKRLRVGTLVSGIHYRHPALLANMAATLDIVSGGRLEIGIGAGWNEEESGAYGMQLGTVKERSDRFEEACEVLVGLLTQETTTFRGEHYQLKDARCEPKAVQTPHPPICIGGSGEKRTLRTTAKYAQHWNFVGGTPEEFARKRDVLHAHCADIGRDPGEIMLSSHVRLGPDGDYAKVAAEAEALGEVGLDLAIVYLPPPHTPAVLEPLAKALEPLR; translated from the coding sequence ATGCGATTCGCCATCAAGACTTCGCCGCAGAACACCGAATGGGCGGACATGCTCGCCGTGTGGCAGGCCGCCGACGAGATCGAGCTGTTCGAATCCGGCTGGACCTTCGACCACTTCTACCCGATCTTCTCCGACTCGACCGGGCCGTGCCTGGAAGGCTGGGTGACGCTCACCGCGCTCGCGCAGGCCACGAAGCGGTTGCGGGTGGGCACCCTGGTCAGCGGCATCCACTACCGCCACCCCGCGCTGCTGGCGAACATGGCCGCGACGCTCGACATCGTCTCCGGCGGCCGGCTCGAGATCGGCATCGGCGCGGGCTGGAACGAAGAGGAGTCCGGCGCCTACGGCATGCAGCTCGGCACGGTCAAGGAGCGCAGCGACCGGTTCGAGGAGGCGTGCGAGGTCCTCGTCGGGCTGCTGACGCAGGAGACCACGACGTTCCGGGGTGAGCACTACCAGCTCAAGGACGCCCGCTGCGAGCCGAAGGCCGTGCAGACGCCGCACCCGCCGATCTGCATCGGCGGCAGCGGCGAGAAGCGCACCCTGCGCACGACCGCGAAGTACGCCCAGCACTGGAACTTCGTCGGCGGCACGCCCGAAGAATTCGCCCGAAAGCGTGACGTCCTGCACGCCCACTGCGCGGACATCGGGCGCGACCCCGGCGAGATCATGCTGTCCTCGCACGTCCGGCTCGGCCCCGACGGCGACTACGCGAAGGTCGCCGCCGAGGCGGAGGCGCTCGGCGAGGTCGGGCTGGACCTGGCGATCGTGTACCTGCCGCCGCCGCACACCCCGGCGGTGCTCGAGCCGCTGGCGAAGGCGCTCGAGCCGCTGCGCTAA
- a CDS encoding peroxiredoxin family protein, whose amino-acid sequence MLEPGTPVPPLDLEDTAGRAVDLGGHAVLLYFMRSTTCPVCRRHVRDLAANAETLAADGVRVLIAVPEDRETAAAWRAKHDVPFPVVTGRHGTPHEAVGLGKAVFGALQRSGSVLVDADGIVRHAHSATLPTGSYDERGIAAAVAALRTPA is encoded by the coding sequence GTGCTCGAACCCGGAACCCCTGTCCCGCCCCTGGACCTCGAAGACACCGCGGGGCGCGCCGTCGACCTCGGCGGCCACGCGGTCCTGCTCTACTTCATGCGGTCGACGACCTGCCCGGTCTGCCGACGGCACGTCCGCGACCTCGCCGCGAACGCGGAGACGCTCGCGGCCGACGGCGTCCGCGTCCTCATCGCCGTCCCCGAAGACCGCGAGACGGCGGCCGCGTGGCGGGCGAAGCACGACGTCCCGTTCCCGGTCGTCACCGGCCGCCACGGCACGCCCCACGAAGCGGTGGGCCTGGGCAAGGCGGTCTTCGGCGCGCTGCAGCGGTCGGGCAGCGTCCTCGTCGACGCCGACGGCATCGTCCGCCACGCCCACAGCGCGACCCTGCCGACCGGCAGCTACGACGAGCGGGGCATCGCCGCGGCCGTCGCGGCGCTGCGCACCCCGGCTTAG
- a CDS encoding RNA polymerase sigma factor → MGWVSEQLVEAAQGGDLESLTAVVHGAHPHVRRFADHLCASPQDAEDAAQEALIVLYRKIGSLRATAALASWMFRIVRNECLRRARRLLDTDAEPDPGLTESAEDEALKRLEAERVARAIQALPDVQRRVLVLRDVLGRPGRTVADALGLSTAAMKSHLHRARTAVRARL, encoded by the coding sequence ATGGGGTGGGTCAGCGAGCAGCTCGTGGAGGCTGCGCAAGGGGGTGACCTCGAGTCGCTCACCGCGGTGGTGCACGGGGCGCACCCGCATGTGCGGCGCTTCGCCGACCACCTCTGCGCGTCGCCGCAGGACGCCGAGGACGCGGCCCAGGAGGCGTTGATCGTCCTCTACCGCAAGATCGGCTCCCTGCGCGCGACGGCGGCGCTCGCCTCCTGGATGTTCCGGATCGTCCGGAACGAGTGCCTGCGCCGCGCCCGGCGGCTCCTCGACACCGATGCCGAACCCGATCCCGGGCTCACGGAATCGGCCGAGGACGAAGCGCTCAAGCGGCTCGAAGCCGAGCGCGTCGCACGGGCGATCCAGGCGCTGCCGGACGTGCAGCGCCGGGTGCTCGTGCTGCGCGACGTCCTGGGCCGGCCCGGCCGGACGGTCGCGGACGCGCTCGGCCTCAGCACGGCGGCGATGAAGTCCCACCTGCACCGGGCCCGGACCGCCGTCCGGGCCCGGCTGTGA